From a region of the Lactuca sativa cultivar Salinas chromosome 4, Lsat_Salinas_v11, whole genome shotgun sequence genome:
- the LOC111911958 gene encoding uncharacterized protein LOC111911958, whose product MKTIDSFFKRKNDDEETHNDNQQSKRYKASTSEPQPQEHENQQENDIDEATQSNPNEVNLKHLERDPAKRKQMWEYPVNLREQVRRAYMTLGPFQIPLQEYHAKGSKKRPHRFQYSWFNIFPNWLEYSPTTHASYCFIFYIFNDKPSVCHGYDAFTVKGFDNWKKVNDGKNCAFLKHIGCSQHRNVVTFVENLMNQATHIENIIVKQNEAQILKNRLRLKVSIETVRWLTFQACALRGHDKSPNSKNRGNFLQLLKLLASYNDEVANVILENSPYNSKYTSGDIQKEILSIIANKVRKHIRSEVGDSYFCVMVDESRDESKKEKMAIVLRFVDAEGIIRERFLDLVHVRDTLSLTLKTNMWRQLLHYQFDVSKIRGQGYDGASNMRGEWNGLQALVLKDCPYAYYVHCFAHRLQLTLVAASREIIHIHQFFTNLIFTINVVCGSSKCHDELQKAKATEIEHLLELGEIESGKGLNQIGTLRRAGDTRWGSHFRSVCSLLNMFDCTRVVLQGIIDDVSATYYQCGDADAAYCYLKSFEFVFILHLMKEVMGKTDILSQALQKKSQDILNAMELVSATKESLNDFRNNGWDSLLEQVKIFCEKHQVDVPDMQAPYTSTRYRPRKNDNQFTFAHFYRVDLFTSTLDKQLHELNSRFNDQAMELLSLSSTLLSKEHPKVINIDQICLLVENYYPEDFTEQERIQLRYQLDIFNIDMTKNPRLSRVSTIADLCKGLVETQKRETYYLLDRVVRLILTLPVSTATTERGFSAVKIFKNRIRNKMSNDFLTNNLVVYIEREIAENIDTK is encoded by the coding sequence ATGAAAACCATTGATTCTTTTTTCAAAAGAAAGAATGATGATGAAGAAACTCATAATGATAATCAACAGAGTAAACGTTACAAAGCTTCAACAAGTGAGCCGCAACCGCAAGAACATGAAAATCAACAAGAGAATGATATTGATGAAGCTACACAATCAAATCCTAATGAAGTGAATCTTAAGCATCTAGAAAGAGATCCCGCTAAACGAAAACAAATGTGGGAATATCCAGTTAATTTAAGGGAACAAGTAAGACGAGCTTATATGACTTTAGGACCTTTCCAAATACCTCTTCAAGAATATCATGCTAAAGGTTCAAAGAAACGTCCTCATAGATTCCAATATTCTTGGTTCAACATTTTTCCTAATTGGTTAGAGTATTCTCCAACAACACATGCTtcttattgttttattttttatatatttaatgataAACCAAGTGTGTGCCATGGTTATGATGCATTTACTGTTAAAGGATTTGACAATTGGAAAAAAGTTAATGATGGGAAAAATTGTGCATTCTTGAAGCACATTGGTTGTTCACAACATAGAAATGTTGTTACATTTGTTGAAAACTTGATGAACCAAGCAACACACATTGAAAATATTATAGTGAAGCAAAATGAAGCACAAATATTGAAGAATCGGTTACGATTAAAAGTTTCAATTGAAACAGTTCGTTGGTTGACATTCCAAGCTTGTGCATTACGAGGACATGATAAATCGCCTAATTCCAAAAATCGAGGTAATTTTCTTCAACTACTAAAACTTCTAGCGTCTTATAATGATGAAGTTGCAAATGTTATATTAGAGAATTCTCCTTATAATTCAAAGTATACTTCTGGAGATATTCAAAAAGAAATTCTTAGTATTATTGCTAATAAAGTTCGAAAGCATATTCGTAGTGAAGTCGGGGATTCGTACTTTTGTGTCATGGTTGATGAGTCACGAGATGAGTCTAAAAAAGAGAAAATGGCCATAGTTTTGAGATTTGTTGATGCAGAAGGGATCATACGGGAAAGGTTCTTAGATTTGGTTCATGTTAGGGATACCTTATCATTAACCTTGAAAACAAATATGTGGAGACAACTTTTGCACTATCAGTTTGATGTTAGCAAAATCCGTGGCCAAGGTTATGATGGTGCTAGTAATATGAGAGGGGAATGGAATGGATTACAAGCACTTGTTCTTAAGGATTGTCCTTATGCGTATTATGTTCACTGCTTCGCTCACAGATTACAACTAACACTGGTGGCTGCTTCAAGGGAAATTATTCATATACACCAATTTTTTACAAACTTAATTTTTACAATTAATGTAGTTTGTGGTTCCAGTAAGTGTCATGATGAGTTACAAAAGGCAAAGGCAACTGAGATTGAACATTTATTAGAACTTGGTGAAATTGAATCAGGTAAAGGATTGAATCAAATTGGGACATTAAGAAGAGCTGGTGATACACGTTGGGGTTCTCATTTTCGTTCTGTTTGTAGTTTGCTTAACATGTTTGATTGTACACGTGTTGTTCTCCAGGGAATAATTGATGATGTATCTGCTACTTATTATCAATGCGGAGATGCTGATGCAGCTTACTGTTACCTGAAATCATTTGAGTTTGTGTTTATTCTTCACTTGATGAAAGAAGTAATGGGAAAAACTGATATACTTTCTCAAGCTCTACAAAAGAAATCCCAAGATATTCTTAATGCCATGGAGTTAGTTTCAGCAACAAAGGAGAGTCTAAATGATTTCAGGAACAACGGATGGGATTCTTTACTTGAACAGGTAAAGATTTTTTGTGAGAAACATCAAGTAGATGTGCCAGATATGCAAGCTCCATATACTTCTACTAGATATCGACCTCGAAAAAATGATAATCAGTTTACTTTTGCACATTTTTATCGAGTAGATTTGTTTACATCCACATTGGACAAACAGTTACATGAGTTGAATAGTAGATTCAATGATCAGGCGATGGAGTTGTTAAGTCTTAGTTCTACTTTACTTTCAAAAGAACACCCTAAAGTGATTAACATTGATCAGATTTGTCTTCTTGTTGAGAATTATTATCCTGAAGATTTTACAGAGCAAGAGAGAATTCAATTACGATATCAGTTGGATATTTTTAATATCGATATGACAAAGAATCCCAGGCTAAGTCGTGTATCAACTATTGCTGACCTATGCAAGGGTCTTGTGGAAACTCAGAAACGTGAGACATATTATTTGCTTGATAGAGTGGTCCGGTTAATCTTGACACTTCCAGTTTCTACCGCAACAACAGAGAGGGGATTTTCAGCAGTGAAAATATTCAAGAACCGCATTCGCAATAAGATGTCAAATGACTTTCTCACAAACAACTTGGTGGTTTATATAGAAAGAGAAATTGCTGAAAACATTGATACGAAGTAA
- the LOC111911959 gene encoding uncharacterized protein LOC111911959, with protein MEMIFESYNCSDKQKTVFAIRQLKTGVLSRWELLEDTIPRREALRMSREAFMEQLKLQYCLEVDLIDLNNEFHNLKKRKMSVDDSDTASTERMKLFPYLVPTKLSKIEKFANRLPSDFGQTVKMATTLKIAVRAAKNVKTQLREKGVERAKVTCFKCGNIGHYTNRCISNKRMCYGGNEEGHISKDYEKKKEVARPNVPPRPKERAFQMTLEAERDEENVASVVEVASGEFIHVSNCIKNIIINLNGNKFHEELLPIKLNVFDIILGIYWLSVNDDEILCRKKMVRVNPAEKESFMVYGDKCRVNSGIISMMKAKKRSSKGEEAYKKSMLNLIAKMDFNRMVLRLDF; from the exons ATGGAAATGATATTTGAAAGCTACAACTGCAGTGACAAGCAGAAAACCGTCTTTGCAATCAGACAACTAAAGACAGGAGTTTTAAGTCGGTGGGAGTTATTGGAAGATACAATTCCACGAAGAGAAGCCCTGAGGATGTCTCGAGAAGCATTCATGGAGCAGTTGAAATTGCAGTACTGCTTGGaagtagatctgatagacctaaacaatgaGTTTCATAACCTAAAGAAacggaagatgagtgttgatgataGTGACACTGCATCCACCGAGAGGATGAagttattcccctacttggtgcctactaaaCTCTCCAAGATAGAGAAGTTTGCTAACAGATTGCCATCGGACTTTGGCcaaacagtcaaaatggcaaccactttGAAGATAGCTGttagagcagctaagaatgttAAGACCCAATTAAGGGAGAAGGGTGTAGAGAGAGCTAAG GTGACATGTTTTAAGTGCGGGAATATTGGGCATTACACCAATCGGTGCATATCCAACAAGAGGATGTGTTATGGaggcaatgaagaagggcatatttctaaggACTACGAAAAGAAGAAAGAGGTAGCAAGGCCAAATGTTCCACCAAGGCCAAAggaaagagcattccagatgaccctGGAAGCTGAAAGGGATGAAGaaaatgtcgcttcag ttgtagaagttgccagtggcgaATTCATACATGTTAGCAATTGCATTAAAAACATCATCATCAACTTGAACGGGAATAAATTCCATGAGGAACTGTTACCCATTAAGTTGAACGTATTCGACATCATATTAGGAATATATTGGCTTAGTGTGAACGATGACGAGATACTTTGCAGGAAGAAGATGGTGAGAGTAAACCCAGCTGaaaaagagtcgtttatggtataCGGGGACAAAtgtagagtgaattctggaatcatttccatgATGAAAGCCAAAAAAA gatcaagcaaaggggaGGAAGCTTacaagaagagtatgttgaatcttatcgcgaagatggatttcaaccGCATGGTTCtaagattggatttttga